A genomic window from Silene latifolia isolate original U9 population chromosome Y, ASM4854445v1, whole genome shotgun sequence includes:
- the LOC141632655 gene encoding protein FAR1-RELATED SEQUENCE 5-like: MGDCYPSTIITDQCRGINQAVKDVFGDNTQHRLCMWHIMKKLPDKVGPSICQNTNFLKEINSIVWDGEIDTEEFELRWKAILSTYELSEHEWLKSMFDIRATWIPAYFRDIYLGGIMRTTSRLEYENSFFGNFTNPHLTLVEFWMRFQSAMDAQRRKYSKVIADDKKSSPKLSTPLLLEKKTAEFYTTTLFYEFQQELQAACFSCGFSPRTIEDYNDHISIIDREKNKVYTVDLTGNKFSCSCKMFERNGLLCKHVLWALKDKEFDEIPREYLLDRWRRNATCRPIFNVVGTTLLADCMSIENHQSKVSELWSELFTLVSLVEDNEELGDELLELLHSFNEKLMISVKSGKSKNKKAEIEMLIGSKIPTEVTVLPPEKCKNKGSGRRITSSKEKAVQ, from the coding sequence ATGGGTGATTGCTATCCTTCTACAATAATAACTGACCAATGCCGAGGCATCAATCAAGCTGTAAAAGATGTGTTTGGTGACAACACACAACACCGAttatgcatgtggcatataatgaaaaagCTGCCAGACAAAGTCGGTCCATCAATTTGCCAAAACACTAACTTTTTGAAAGAAATAAATTCTATAGTTTGGGATGGAGAGATTGATACAGAAGAATTTGAATTGAGATGGAAGGCGATTCTTTCCACGTATGAGCTTTCTGAACATGAATGGTTGAAGTCAATGTTTGACATTCGTGCAACTTGGATTCCCGCCTACTTTAGAGACATATATCTTGGCGGGATTATGCGCACAACATCAAGGTTAGAATATGAAAATAGCTTCTTTGGGAATTTCACTAACCCGCACCTTACTCTTgtcgagttttggatgcgtttccaATCAGCTATGGATGCTCAGCGAAGGAAATATTCAAAGGTGATAGCGGATGATAAAAAATCTTCTCCAAAATTATCAACACCTCTGCTTTTGGAAAAGAAAACTGCTGAATTCTACACAACAACTCTCTTTTATGAATTCCAACAAGAACTCCAAGCTGCTTGTTTTAGTTGTGGTTTTTCACCGAGGACGATTGAAGACTACAATGACCATATTTCGATAATAGACCGTGAGAAAAACAAGGTATACACAGTTGATTTGACTGGTAACAAGTTTTCTTGCTCGTGTAAAATGTTTGAAAGAAACGGATTACTTTGCAAGCATGTTCTGTGGGCGTTGAAGGATAAAGAGTTTGATGAAATACCAAGGGAGTATCTACTAGACAGATGGAGAAGAAATGCAACCTGCCGCCCTATTTTTAATGTTGTTGGGACAACACTCCTAGCTGATTGTATGTCGATAGAAAACCACCAAAGCAAGGTAAGTGAATTGTGGTCGGAATTATTTACTTTGGTTTCGCTTGTTGAGGATAATGAGGAACTTGGTGATGAGCTGCTTGAACTTCTTCATAGTTTCAATGAGAAATTGATGATTTCAGTTAAAAGTGGGAAGTCAAAAAACAAGAAAGCTGAAATTGAGATGCTTATTGGGTCAAAAATTCCTACTGAAGTTACTGTTCTACCACCAGAAAAATGCAAGAATAAGGGATCGGGAAGACGCATCACTTCAAGCAAGGAAAAAGCAGTACAATAA